Proteins from one Nitrospira sp. genomic window:
- a CDS encoding type II toxin-antitoxin system RelE/ParE family toxin encodes MPWYRLAFRPDVIGDLSAAETAMAQRLFDKTKWLASNVDNLRHEPVAADLPGVHKYAVGDWRIFYSIDRAEQLVDILYIQHRPPGARAAGAERC; translated from the coding sequence ATGCCCTGGTACCGCCTCGCGTTTCGCCCCGATGTGATCGGCGATCTCAGCGCTGCCGAGACGGCCATGGCGCAACGGTTGTTCGACAAAACAAAGTGGCTGGCTTCCAACGTCGACAATTTACGGCATGAACCGGTGGCGGCGGATTTGCCCGGCGTCCACAAATACGCGGTGGGCGACTGGCGCATTTTTTACTCGATCGACCGCGCCGAGCAACTGGTCGACATTCTCTACATTCAGCACCGGCCTCCCGGCGCTCGAGCAGCCGGTGCAGAACGATGCTGA
- a CDS encoding class I SAM-dependent RNA methyltransferase: protein MDNTLHIFFTPCPRGLEAVLAQELTDLGAADVKPTAGGVAFAGPLALCYRVNLESRIASRVLLRIAEGSYRDERDVYDAAHAVRWQDWFTPQQRIKVKVSAHHCPLRSLDFVTLRVKDAVCDRFQSARGKRPSVDTHAPDILIAVYLDRTQCTFYLDTSGEPLFKRGWRKSAGEAPIRENLAAGILRLAHWTPDTILYDPMCGSGTFVVEAALMARRVAPGIGRRFAFEKFLSYDPRTASALRDELKAGELSAGMELIHAADQSAQALTSLRANLTIAGCSEFVTVRQGDARELPAPAETGLLVTNPPYGHRMGESASLQAFYPQFGDHLKQHFCGWTVQIFTADMNLPGMLRLAPSRRIPLFNGAIECRLFEFRMVAGSLRKPKPQDRHSPPR from the coding sequence ATGGATAACACACTTCACATTTTTTTTACACCCTGCCCTCGTGGCCTCGAAGCCGTGCTGGCTCAGGAACTCACGGACCTGGGCGCCGCCGACGTGAAGCCGACGGCAGGGGGCGTCGCGTTTGCCGGCCCCCTCGCGCTCTGCTATCGCGTGAACCTGGAAAGTCGCATTGCCAGCCGCGTCCTTCTGCGTATTGCCGAAGGCAGTTATCGCGATGAACGGGACGTGTATGACGCCGCCCACGCCGTCCGTTGGCAAGACTGGTTCACCCCACAACAGCGAATCAAAGTGAAGGTGAGCGCGCACCACTGTCCGCTGAGAAGCCTGGACTTCGTCACCCTGCGCGTGAAAGACGCCGTGTGCGACCGGTTCCAGTCTGCCAGGGGCAAACGTCCCTCCGTAGACACCCATGCGCCGGACATCCTCATCGCCGTCTACTTGGATCGCACCCAATGCACGTTCTACCTGGACACCTCCGGTGAGCCGCTCTTCAAACGTGGTTGGCGGAAGTCGGCCGGAGAGGCGCCGATTCGGGAAAATCTTGCAGCCGGAATCCTGCGCCTTGCGCACTGGACCCCGGATACCATCCTCTACGACCCCATGTGCGGCAGCGGGACCTTTGTAGTAGAAGCCGCGTTGATGGCCCGCCGGGTTGCCCCCGGCATCGGCCGCCGGTTCGCGTTCGAGAAGTTTCTCTCCTACGATCCCCGCACCGCCAGTGCACTGCGTGACGAACTCAAGGCCGGGGAGCTCAGCGCCGGGATGGAATTGATTCACGCCGCCGACCAGAGCGCCCAGGCCCTCACGTCGCTCAGAGCCAATCTGACCATCGCCGGCTGCAGCGAATTCGTCACCGTGCGGCAGGGCGACGCGCGGGAACTCCCCGCTCCGGCTGAAACCGGACTCCTTGTCACCAACCCTCCGTATGGCCATCGAATGGGAGAATCGGCATCACTCCAAGCCTTTTATCCGCAATTCGGCGACCACCTGAAACAGCACTTTTGCGGTTGGACGGTGCAGATTTTCACCGCCGACATGAATTTGCCCGGTATGCTTCGCCTCGCTCCGTCCCGCCGCATTCCCCTGTTCAATGGCGCCATCGAATGCCGGCTGTTCGAATTCCGCATGGTCGCCGGCAGCCTCAGAAAACCAAAACCGCAGGACAGACACTCTCCTCCACGTTAG
- a CDS encoding NUDIX hydrolase, which translates to MKFCSECGAGLSKRIPPGDNLPRFVCDTCQVVHYVNPKIVAGCIPEWEDKILLCRRAIEPRIGHWTFPAGFMEIGESTEQAAIRETLEEAHADVEITSLYAVLSLPRISQVHMVFRGVLRKPEFKPGTESLDVRLFGLDEIPWDDLAFPVIHEALERYVADVARGAFSMHFGSVFPRMKS; encoded by the coding sequence ATGAAGTTTTGCAGCGAGTGTGGGGCCGGGCTGTCGAAACGAATTCCCCCCGGCGATAATTTGCCGCGGTTCGTCTGCGATACCTGTCAGGTCGTCCATTACGTCAATCCGAAAATCGTCGCCGGGTGCATTCCCGAGTGGGAAGACAAAATTCTGCTCTGCCGGCGGGCGATCGAGCCGCGCATCGGTCATTGGACCTTTCCTGCCGGATTCATGGAAATCGGGGAGAGTACTGAGCAGGCGGCCATCCGCGAAACGCTCGAGGAGGCGCATGCCGACGTGGAAATCACATCGCTGTATGCCGTGCTGAGCCTGCCCCGCATCAGCCAGGTGCACATGGTGTTTCGCGGTGTCCTCCGGAAGCCGGAATTCAAACCCGGCACCGAGAGTTTGGATGTTCGGCTGTTCGGATTGGACGAAATTCCCTGGGACGATCTCGCGTTTCCCGTCATTCATGAAGCGCTCGAACGGTACGTGGCGGATGTGGCTCGCGGCGCGTTCTCCATGCATTTCGGCAGCGTCTTTCCTCGGATGAAATCGTAG
- a CDS encoding DNA repair exonuclease: MRFIHAADLHIDSPLRGLDRYDGAPVARLRSATRSAFERLVDRALAERVDFVLIVGDIYDCDWQDFHTGLFFREQLVRLGRAGIRVFIVQGNHDAQGVISKQLALPPHVTVFSSRTAQTVRLDDLSTAIHGRSFPERAVDEDLVPSYPAPVPGFFNIGLLHTSLTGRAGHDTYAPTDLPTLLNKGYDYWALGHVHARELLCERPRVLFPGNLQGRHAKETGAKGCELVTVEAGRIESEFLALDVVRWSQVAVSLDGIHRLDGLGEAFRRALEPALAGSRDRLHAVRVTLTGSTELHRVEANQPGTLAAAMYGAAQDIGEAEIWIEQVRLELAAPLDRARTAERQDAVGELVRLVDSIVGDEAELLRLVQDEVGNLLGSIPQEVAAGDVPRLDDLTELKTLVMDAEATVLARLTNSGTER, encoded by the coding sequence ATGCGCTTCATTCACGCGGCTGATCTCCATATCGACAGTCCCCTGCGCGGCCTCGATCGGTACGACGGTGCGCCCGTTGCGCGGCTACGGTCCGCGACCCGGAGCGCGTTCGAGCGGTTGGTGGACCGGGCGTTGGCTGAACGGGTGGATTTCGTCCTGATCGTCGGAGACATCTACGACTGCGATTGGCAGGATTTCCACACGGGCCTGTTTTTTCGTGAGCAACTGGTGCGCCTCGGGCGGGCCGGGATTCGAGTGTTCATCGTCCAGGGCAATCATGATGCGCAGGGCGTGATTTCGAAACAGTTGGCCCTGCCGCCGCATGTGACGGTGTTCTCCTCACGCACCGCGCAGACGGTTCGACTCGACGACCTGTCGACGGCGATTCACGGGCGCAGCTTTCCGGAACGGGCGGTCGATGAAGACCTGGTTCCATCCTATCCCGCTCCCGTGCCTGGCTTCTTCAACATCGGTCTCTTGCATACGAGTCTGACCGGGCGGGCCGGCCACGATACCTATGCGCCGACCGACCTGCCGACCTTGCTGAACAAAGGGTACGACTATTGGGCCCTGGGCCATGTGCATGCGCGGGAACTTCTGTGCGAGCGGCCGCGTGTTCTGTTTCCGGGAAACCTGCAAGGCCGCCATGCGAAGGAAACCGGTGCGAAGGGCTGTGAGTTGGTCACGGTGGAGGCGGGGCGGATCGAGAGTGAGTTCCTGGCGCTTGATGTCGTTCGGTGGAGTCAGGTGGCCGTGTCGCTGGATGGCATTCACAGGCTCGATGGCTTGGGCGAGGCGTTTCGGCGCGCGCTCGAACCGGCGCTTGCCGGGTCTCGGGATCGCTTGCATGCCGTGCGTGTGACCTTGACGGGATCCACGGAACTGCATCGGGTGGAAGCGAACCAACCCGGCACCCTGGCTGCGGCCATGTATGGCGCGGCCCAGGATATCGGTGAGGCGGAAATATGGATCGAACAGGTGCGGCTGGAATTGGCCGCGCCGCTGGATCGCGCCAGAACCGCGGAGCGCCAGGATGCCGTGGGTGAATTGGTGCGGCTCGTGGACTCGATCGTCGGGGATGAGGCGGAATTGCTTCGGCTGGTACAGGACGAAGTCGGGAATCTGCTGGGTTCCATCCCGCAAGAGGTGGCGGCCGGCGATGTGCCGAGGCTCGACGACCTGACCGAATTGAAGACCCTCGTGATGGATGCCGAGGCGACCGTTCTGGCGCGCCTGACCAATTCCGGAACAGAGCGATGA
- a CDS encoding SDR family oxidoreductase: MQRLKGKIAIVTGGSSGIGKAIALRFAQEGATVVVAARRLPECEDTVAQINAAGGNALALQTDVAEESQVEHLVTETVRRYGRLDILVNNAGIFGGRRIAETTPDAFDEVMRTNVRGTFLCCRAGFAQMKTQGGGTILNMSSVAGVQAWRGTGTYSASKHAVMALTKSLADEGREHRIKVSAICPGGVADELVDATARARAESEKIDPFDIAETALYLACLGPQAVVHQIVVDRLGADW; encoded by the coding sequence ATGCAACGGTTGAAGGGCAAGATTGCGATCGTCACCGGCGGCAGCAGCGGTATTGGGAAGGCGATCGCGTTACGCTTCGCTCAAGAGGGGGCCACGGTCGTAGTGGCGGCGAGGCGATTGCCTGAGTGTGAAGACACCGTCGCGCAGATCAACGCGGCCGGCGGGAACGCGCTGGCGTTGCAAACCGATGTGGCCGAAGAATCCCAGGTCGAACACCTGGTGACTGAAACCGTTCGCCGTTATGGACGGTTGGATATTCTCGTGAACAATGCCGGAATTTTCGGCGGGCGGCGGATCGCAGAGACCACCCCTGACGCGTTCGACGAGGTCATGCGGACCAATGTGCGCGGCACCTTCCTCTGCTGCCGGGCGGGGTTTGCCCAGATGAAAACGCAGGGAGGCGGAACGATCCTCAACATGTCGAGCGTGGCCGGGGTGCAGGCCTGGAGAGGCACCGGAACGTACAGTGCCTCGAAACATGCTGTCATGGCGCTGACGAAGTCGCTGGCGGACGAGGGGCGAGAGCACCGCATCAAAGTCAGTGCCATTTGTCCAGGGGGTGTGGCGGACGAATTGGTGGATGCGACGGCGAGGGCACGTGCGGAGAGTGAGAAGATCGACCCCTTCGATATCGCAGAAACCGCGCTGTACCTGGCCTGCCTCGGCCCGCAAGCGGTCGTGCACCAGATTGTGGTTGATCGTCTCGGCGCGGACTGGTAG
- a CDS encoding AAA family ATPase yields the protein MKLLKLLLQAFGPFTDKTLDVSDGRTDLHLVYGPNEAGKSSALRAMMDLRFGIPLRSPDDFVHAASDLRIGGIFLTQTGERVGCVRRKGKGVTLSRLNVDTEQPDAAHPLAAGLERELTGGMERGEFEAMFGLNHARLREGGKILLRGEGDVGVALFEASAGTSGIAALLEALEVDAKTLYSSHGRAQNAVINDARRRLDEQRQVWRDAQTKPAEWQTLNRAHDAAVAAVSEVTRTLETLRRREHELTELRTVEPLLRESAAASTLLVSLAGVPDLPEQAREERLAALQALEHAQRNLREAESEKERCIVALKDLVLEPLLIEHAGAIERVVTAAAAVGGVRTEVQQGHAVITRLESDLALSVARLAPGREVRQVLEAVPAAADRLALDEHLAQVSRLSDRLEQYRERAAVLDAAVHTDREVIAPPGDPAARQRLTSALRGAQSLGDVVRRQSEGERQLRELESMLERALADVGLASDRALRATQPLLDAQIAETRKELADVDAAISTLQEEQKLLERDLDGQRLRLRQLAAEGEVVTAETLRQARARRDDGWMSIRRAYIDQVRDRDQLPLGFNATRVAPEAFEAAVGEADRQADLLRADAKRAAGLEECSGRIELMETRGTDIDRQITTLRTSREDILIAWAGRLKQAGLPDLAPEPLREWQGRRIDALRLAERVSAMQDDRERLRQEAREGVATLASALSELGYAVGEVNGSAVHALPSLIDEAMRWERQAVGADAAWSAKNQAAEAQRVEREQVIRSIAETEAALQRHRAALGEWHVRLCLSPETVPDAFKVRLDELDGLARQAAALSEARQRQAQAQAILDDVVMQANQVAALLGEAAPHVVDDFADRLRTRMIAARASEQEHGTLVRDQRKAQDLRRRAASELAGQRGTLARLCAAAGVTSAESLPQSEEAAWRKREAARSLAQARQQLAQASSRSEEDLRQCLAGRDAVTIESERERCRADIKTSEEAQAVARQTEEQTRRAVEAIDASDRAALAREAMESAAARYRSAIRPWMRLKLARALLQQAVRRFRERAQAPMMMKASAYFSLVTGGDYERVMTDESEAHSMLCAVRAGGARVTLDEMSEGTADQLYLALRLAALDVRRSAHPQMPLVLDDALITSDDRRAAHILRALARFAENNQVLVFTHHRHLLEVAREAIGEHAFVAHTL from the coding sequence ATGAAGCTCCTCAAACTCCTGCTTCAGGCCTTCGGCCCCTTCACCGACAAGACGCTGGATGTGTCGGACGGCCGCACCGATCTGCATCTGGTGTACGGACCCAACGAAGCGGGAAAGTCGTCGGCATTACGCGCCATGATGGACCTGCGATTCGGCATTCCCCTGCGCAGCCCGGATGATTTCGTCCACGCGGCAAGCGATCTGCGCATCGGCGGGATTTTCCTCACGCAAACTGGGGAACGGGTCGGATGTGTGCGGCGCAAGGGCAAGGGTGTCACCCTCTCGCGGCTCAATGTCGACACGGAGCAGCCGGATGCGGCGCACCCCCTTGCAGCCGGGCTTGAACGGGAGTTGACCGGCGGGATGGAGCGAGGCGAATTCGAAGCCATGTTTGGCCTCAACCACGCCCGGTTGCGCGAAGGGGGGAAGATCCTGCTGCGCGGCGAGGGAGATGTGGGGGTGGCTCTGTTTGAAGCCAGCGCGGGAACAAGCGGAATCGCGGCCCTGTTGGAAGCGTTGGAGGTCGACGCCAAAACACTCTACAGCTCGCATGGCCGGGCGCAGAACGCGGTGATCAATGACGCGCGTCGGCGCCTGGATGAGCAACGGCAGGTCTGGCGCGATGCGCAAACGAAACCGGCGGAATGGCAGACCCTGAATCGGGCGCATGATGCCGCGGTGGCGGCGGTGTCCGAGGTCACTCGAACGTTGGAGACATTGCGTCGGCGAGAGCATGAGTTGACCGAACTGCGGACGGTCGAACCCCTGTTGCGGGAATCTGCTGCGGCGTCGACCTTGTTGGTCTCGCTGGCCGGCGTGCCCGATTTGCCCGAGCAGGCGAGAGAAGAACGGTTGGCGGCGTTGCAGGCGCTCGAGCATGCGCAACGGAATCTGAGAGAGGCGGAGAGCGAGAAGGAACGATGCATCGTCGCGCTCAAGGACCTGGTGTTGGAGCCGTTGCTGATCGAACATGCGGGAGCCATCGAACGCGTGGTGACGGCGGCGGCTGCCGTGGGTGGTGTCCGGACTGAGGTGCAACAGGGCCATGCGGTGATCACCAGGCTTGAGAGCGACCTTGCCTTGTCCGTTGCACGGCTGGCTCCGGGACGGGAGGTACGGCAGGTACTGGAAGCCGTGCCTGCCGCCGCTGATCGGCTTGCGTTGGACGAGCATCTGGCGCAGGTGAGTCGATTGAGCGACCGCCTTGAGCAGTATCGTGAGCGTGCCGCGGTGCTCGATGCGGCGGTGCACACCGATCGGGAGGTCATCGCCCCACCGGGTGATCCTGCTGCCAGACAGCGTCTCACCTCTGCCCTTCGAGGCGCGCAGTCGCTGGGCGATGTGGTCCGCCGGCAGAGTGAGGGAGAACGTCAGCTCCGCGAACTGGAGTCGATGCTGGAACGGGCGTTGGCTGATGTCGGTCTCGCCTCCGATCGAGCGCTGCGGGCCACTCAGCCGCTCCTGGACGCGCAGATTGCCGAGACGAGGAAAGAACTGGCGGACGTGGACGCTGCCATCAGTACGCTGCAGGAAGAGCAGAAGTTGCTGGAGCGTGACCTGGATGGACAACGATTGCGACTCAGGCAACTGGCTGCCGAAGGGGAAGTGGTGACAGCCGAAACCTTGCGTCAGGCTCGTGCCAGACGAGACGATGGTTGGATGTCCATCCGCAGGGCGTACATCGACCAGGTGCGTGATCGGGATCAACTGCCGCTGGGATTCAATGCGACCAGGGTTGCTCCGGAGGCCTTCGAGGCCGCGGTGGGTGAGGCGGATCGGCAGGCCGATCTGCTGCGAGCCGACGCGAAACGTGCCGCCGGCCTTGAAGAATGCTCGGGGCGCATCGAGCTGATGGAAACGCGAGGCACGGACATCGATCGCCAGATCACCACGCTGAGGACAAGCCGCGAAGATATCCTGATCGCGTGGGCAGGCCGCCTGAAACAGGCGGGGCTGCCTGACCTCGCTCCGGAACCGTTACGGGAATGGCAGGGGCGACGGATCGATGCCTTACGGTTGGCGGAGCGGGTGAGCGCGATGCAGGATGATCGAGAGCGATTGCGGCAAGAGGCGCGCGAAGGCGTAGCGACACTCGCGAGCGCGTTGTCCGAGCTTGGATATGCCGTTGGCGAGGTGAATGGGTCCGCCGTGCACGCGCTGCCGTCGCTGATCGACGAGGCGATGAGATGGGAACGGCAGGCGGTGGGAGCGGATGCGGCCTGGAGTGCGAAGAATCAGGCGGCGGAGGCCCAACGGGTTGAGCGTGAACAGGTGATCCGATCGATTGCCGAGACGGAGGCAGCCTTACAGCGTCATCGTGCGGCGCTGGGGGAGTGGCATGTGCGGTTGTGTCTCTCTCCTGAAACGGTTCCGGATGCCTTCAAGGTGCGGCTTGATGAATTGGACGGTCTGGCGCGTCAGGCGGCGGCGTTGAGTGAGGCGCGGCAACGGCAGGCGCAAGCGCAGGCTATTCTCGATGATGTAGTGATGCAAGCCAATCAGGTTGCCGCCTTGCTGGGGGAAGCGGCTCCTCACGTTGTCGACGACTTTGCAGATCGGTTGCGGACCCGGATGATTGCAGCCCGGGCCTCAGAACAAGAGCACGGGACCCTCGTCCGCGATCAACGCAAGGCTCAGGATCTGCGCCGGCGTGCGGCATCGGAGCTGGCCGGGCAGCGGGGGACGTTAGCACGACTCTGTGCCGCAGCCGGCGTCACCTCCGCCGAATCGTTGCCGCAGAGCGAGGAGGCGGCGTGGCGCAAACGTGAGGCGGCCAGATCGCTGGCTCAGGCGCGGCAGCAGCTGGCGCAAGCCTCTTCCCGTTCGGAAGAGGACCTGCGTCAGTGCCTGGCGGGTCGTGACGCCGTGACCATTGAGAGCGAGCGGGAGCGATGCCGCGCTGACATCAAAACGAGCGAGGAAGCGCAGGCTGTCGCCCGGCAGACCGAGGAGCAGACCCGCCGGGCAGTGGAAGCCATTGATGCGTCCGATCGCGCCGCATTGGCGAGGGAAGCCATGGAATCCGCTGCGGCCCGGTACCGTTCAGCCATCAGACCGTGGATGAGGCTGAAGCTGGCTCGCGCATTACTTCAACAGGCTGTACGCCGGTTCCGAGAACGGGCGCAGGCCCCCATGATGATGAAAGCCTCCGCGTATTTTTCACTGGTCACTGGGGGCGACTATGAACGGGTCATGACCGACGAGAGCGAGGCCCACTCGATGTTGTGCGCGGTGCGGGCCGGCGGCGCACGCGTCACGCTCGATGAAATGAGCGAGGGGACGGCGGATCAACTGTATCTCGCACTCAGACTGGCAGCCCTCGATGTCCGGCGTTCGGCGCATCCGCAGATGCCGCTGGTGCTCGATGATGCGCTCATCACCTCGGATGACCGCCGTGCGGCGCACATCCTGCGGGCCTTGGCGAGGTTTGCGGAGAACAACCAGGTGCTGGTCTTTACCCACCATCGCCATTTGCTGGAGGTGGCGCGCGAGGCAATCGGGGAGCACGCGTTTGTCGCGCATACGTTGTAA
- a CDS encoding trehalose-6-phosphate synthase — protein sequence MNASQAPLEAAQRDSDISLARLIVVSNREPYEHRLVKNHLIWERTSGGLVSALDPMMRRLGGTWIAWGSGKADRDVVDEDMTVEVPPDAPTYRLRRVWLESAEIKGGYQGYANQVLWPLCHLTLDRVDYRKAYWHAYQAMNARFAEVVLGELHTKAGFVWVHDFHLALLPGMVKASRPKQPVAMFWHIPWPGPDAFRILPERRELLESLLTCDLLMFQTQSFLHGFVECAKEFLGADVQADDCHLDYKGHTTRVVSRPISIGFQTWAERAQSPQVTRSMDVLRNLHVFQPGVRIGLGVDRLDYTKGLLKRLWAIDAFFQQFPQYRGQFTFIQIAVPTRGDLEAYRQYRELIRETVNDINMRYGSISHSGTPRATRWRPIELREGRIGMDTLAAYYRMADLALVSSVYDGMNLVAKEYVASQVDEKGVLLVSHMAGAAEEMTDALVINPYDPEGVADSIRQALEMPLEQRRDRMHRMRTYLAAHDIRTWADDCLRDAGILPPHDSPSLD from the coding sequence ATGAATGCGTCTCAGGCTCCCCTCGAAGCCGCACAGCGGGACAGCGACATCTCCCTTGCGCGCCTCATCGTTGTCTCCAATCGCGAGCCCTACGAACATCGCTTGGTGAAGAATCACCTCATTTGGGAACGCACCTCCGGAGGCCTGGTCTCGGCGCTTGATCCGATGATGCGGCGGCTCGGCGGAACTTGGATCGCCTGGGGCAGCGGCAAGGCCGACCGCGACGTGGTGGACGAGGATATGACCGTTGAAGTGCCACCGGACGCGCCGACCTACAGGCTCCGCCGCGTCTGGTTGGAATCCGCTGAGATCAAGGGCGGTTATCAGGGCTATGCGAACCAGGTGCTCTGGCCCCTGTGCCACCTGACCTTGGACCGCGTCGACTACCGGAAAGCCTATTGGCATGCGTATCAAGCCATGAACGCCCGCTTCGCCGAAGTGGTGCTGGGCGAACTGCACACAAAGGCAGGGTTCGTCTGGGTGCACGATTTTCACCTGGCGCTGCTGCCTGGCATGGTGAAGGCCTCGCGCCCGAAACAGCCGGTCGCAATGTTCTGGCATATCCCGTGGCCTGGCCCCGATGCCTTCCGCATTCTGCCGGAGCGGCGAGAACTGCTCGAGTCCCTGCTCACCTGCGACCTGCTCATGTTCCAGACACAAAGTTTCCTGCATGGATTCGTCGAATGCGCGAAAGAGTTCCTCGGTGCAGATGTCCAGGCAGACGATTGCCATCTCGACTATAAAGGGCATACGACCCGGGTCGTCTCCCGCCCGATCAGCATTGGTTTTCAGACCTGGGCCGAGCGGGCACAATCACCGCAGGTCACCCGCTCCATGGATGTCCTGCGCAATCTCCACGTGTTTCAACCGGGGGTGCGCATCGGGCTTGGCGTGGACCGGCTCGATTATACGAAGGGCCTGCTCAAACGCCTCTGGGCCATCGACGCATTTTTTCAGCAGTTCCCGCAATACCGTGGCCAGTTCACCTTTATTCAGATTGCCGTGCCGACCAGAGGTGACCTCGAGGCCTATCGACAGTACCGCGAGTTGATCCGTGAAACGGTGAACGACATCAACATGCGATACGGGAGTATCTCCCATTCCGGTACCCCCCGCGCCACACGGTGGCGCCCGATCGAGCTTCGCGAAGGGCGGATCGGCATGGACACCCTGGCGGCATACTACCGGATGGCGGACCTGGCCCTGGTCAGTTCAGTCTATGACGGAATGAATTTGGTCGCGAAGGAATACGTGGCCAGCCAAGTGGATGAGAAGGGCGTGTTGTTGGTCAGCCATATGGCCGGCGCAGCGGAAGAAATGACCGATGCGTTGGTGATCAACCCCTACGACCCGGAAGGTGTGGCCGACTCGATTCGACAGGCGTTGGAAATGCCCCTGGAACAACGCCGAGATCGGATGCATCGGATGCGGACCTACCTGGCGGCGCACGATATTCGAACCTGGGCGGACGATTGCTTGCGCGATGCGGGAATCCTTCCCCCTCATGATAGTCCCTCCCTTGACTAA